The following proteins are encoded in a genomic region of Corylus avellana chromosome ca4, CavTom2PMs-1.0:
- the LOC132179972 gene encoding adenylyl-sulfate kinase 3, giving the protein MISIGGKPPPTLITATGLDSSSLPKLGFVIASAPSGGSVINLRSRGSLRIKAVEGSRRISLKGKVDDSNDESTNGHAGRNFSQLSTIGSSTNIKWHECSVGKIDRQNLLKQKGCVIWITGLSSSGKSSVACALSQSLHRMGKLSYVLDGDNVRHGLNHDLGFKAEDRAENIRRVGEVAKLFADAGVICIASLISPYRRDRDACRALLPDGDFIEVFMDVPLQVCEARDPKGLYKLARAGKIKGFTGIDDPYEPPLNCEIVLEYKIGGGASPCEMAEKVLSFLEKKGYLHA; this is encoded by the exons ATGATTAGTATTGGAGGGAAACCACCGCCAACGCTTATTACGGCGACGGGGCTCGATTCCTCATCGTTGCCGAAGCTAGGGTTCGTCATCGCGAGCGCACCCAGTGGCGGTTCCGTAATTAATTTGAGATCTAGGGGATCTTTGCGGATTAAGGCGGTGGAGGGGTCGAGGAGGATCAGCTTGAAGGGGAAGGTGGACGATTCGAATGACGAGTCGACGAATGGGCATGCTG GGAGAAACTTTAGCCAGTTATCTACCATTGGGAGCTCAACAAACATCAAGTGGCATGAATGTTCAGTTGGAAAAATTGATAGGCAGAACTTACTCAAACAGAAAGGATGCGTAATATGGATCACGGGTCTCAGCAGTTCAG GGAAGAGCTCTGTGGCATGTGCTTTGAGTCAGAGCTTGCATCGGATGGGTAAGCTGTCTTATGTTCTTGATGGGGACAATGTGAGGCATGGCCTGAATCATGACCTTGGTTTTAAAGCAGAAGATCGTGCAGAGAACATACGGAGGGTTG GCGAGGTAGCAAAGCTGTTTGCAGATGCTGGAGTTATATGCATTGCTAGTTTGATTTCTCCTTACAGAAGGGATCGGGATGCGTGTCGTGCACTATTACCAGATGGGGATTTTATTGAG GTTTTCATGGATGTGCCACTCCAAGTTTGTGAGGCAAGAGACCCAAAGGGCTTATATAAGCTTGCACGTGCTGGAAAGATAAAAG GCTTTACTGGTATTGATGATCCATATGAGCCCCCATTAAATTGCGAG ATAGTATTAGAATATAAAATTGGAGGCGGTGCTTCCCCATGTGAAATGGCTGAAAAAGTGCTTTCTTTCCTGGAGAAGAAGGGGTACCTACATGCATAA